One stretch of Flavobacterium sp. 9 DNA includes these proteins:
- a CDS encoding T9SS sorting signal type C domain-containing protein translates to MKKALLNYLIFLPFLKESFFRNEQNRKTFHSAKFKLALVLSFICTSLWAQPPHIFTADGTVVIPAGITSMDIKAWGAGGAGGGAGISPLLSGRSGAGGGGGAYANGLITVNPLSGVSLNIKVAGAVTGTTSSGTAGGSSTIQGFETVILAVGGAGGTANTAGGTPSGGAGGLGSASIGSISTASGINGGNGNAALLSLGLSSGAGGNAGGTGGGAGGAALSTLLLGNGPGNVGSPPGGGGSGGLHTVGNPSQVGGSGAHGQVTVTYTCPTYNITGISATNVCITPGTSSVTVTSSAASLPIGIYTVTYNRGTPAATGLTAAMTVTTAGTGTFTAVGLTTTGTSSIAVTGLSSGVCVSPISGISTTVTISPLTVAGSVGGGTTICNGSTSGPLLLTGNVGSVLRWEYSTTPFSTWTPTSVANTTTTYTSDALTQTTQFRAVVQSGTCSTLNSTATTVTVNPSPQGSLSANGPFCATGAGQLTFTATSGTGPFTVVYNDGVTNRTANSVVSGTAFATAVTPVISTTTYTLVSVTDANTCVRSSGFTGGSATITVRPLPQGSLSANGPFCATGAGQLTFTATSGTGPFTVIYNDGVTNRTANSVVSGTAFATAVTPVLSTTTYTLVSVTDANTCIRSSGFTGGSATITVNPLPQGTLSANGPFCATGAGQLTFTATSGTGPFTVVYNDGVTNRTANSVVSGTAFATAVTPVLSTTTYTLVSVTDANTCIRSSGFTGSSATITVNPLPQGSLSANGPFCATGAGQLTFTATSGTGPFTVVYNDGVANRSVSVASGAAFATAVTSVLSTTTYTLVSVTDANTCIRSSGFTGGSATITVNPLPQGSLSANGPFCATGAGQLTFTATSGTGPYTVVYNDGVANRSVSVASGAAFATFQTPVLSTTTYTLVSVTDANTCIRSSGFTGSSATITVNPLPQGTLSANGPFCATGAGQLTFTATSGTGPFTVVYNDGVANRSVSVASGAAFATFQTPVSNTTTYTLVSVTDSNTCIRNSGFTGGSATITVNPLPQGSLSANGPFCATGAGQLTFTATSGTGPFTVVYNDGVANRSVSVASGAAFATFQTPVSNTTTYTLVSVTDANTCIRSSGFTGGSATITVNPLPQGTLSANGPFCATGAGQLTFTATSGTGPFTVVYNDGVANRSVSVASGAAFATFQTPVSNTTTYTLVSVTDSNTCIRNSGFTGGSATITVNPLPQGSLSANGPFCATGAGQLTFTATSGTGPFTVVYNDGVANRTANSVASGTAFATFVTPVSNTTTYTLVSVTDANTCIRSSGFTGGSATITVNPLPVPVFSVQPGAIVCVDDSVTYTTLAGQTNYLWTVPGVAGTDYNITAGGISTTNNTVTLQWKTTGSKTVTVSYSSNGCAAVVNASNSTNVTKTQPGIVNGGAHVCGGDPSPLLTLSGYNGTIVRWEYAESLPYVWQSISHTGVTYQPGILSTSTSYRAVIKNGSCAEDFSIETRIDIDSRPSAPVPGTIVHPTCVNPTGSVVLNGLITGPNVVINQTGTSLQTYTDFGASYTVTNLSPGTYYFTVQDGANCPSLPTTAVVIIPPVTNIWNGSVWSKGSPPIATDGVEFAGNYQTTGNLSACSCIVHPGVNVTVKSNHTFTIDNFLNNNGGTLIFENNASLLQVNNSVNTGNIFYKRDTSPVRRYDFTYWSSPVTRTPAFTLHDLSPNTLIDKYERYDPLTGWIIINNGIAPMLAGVGYTVRAPQNYDINIPVVYNALFEGVPNNGPYNISLGAPEKWSLLGNPYPSAIYADQFIVDNTANVYGTLYFWTHNSAPNSTTYQYNTEDYATYNLSGSIVIGNMTGDGSTTPGNQNPPLGYIAAGQSFFVKSKTGQNAVFTNSMRIPGNNTQFFKDANSKIEKNRVWLNLTNTQGAFKQLLVGYIEGATDGWDTNYDGITADANKYLDFYSINGDLKLVIQGRALPFKDSDIVPLGYRSAIVGDFTIAIDHTDGNLSAQPIFLEDKTTGFTHDLRTSNYTFTTATGVFADRFVLRYKKTLGVEDFDKNEDNIIAFVKNKNIKVSSLKDAINEVFIYDVSGKMLYEKKKIGNTELQITNLQSGNQVLFVKVILESGYISTKKVVF, encoded by the coding sequence ATGAAAAAAGCCTTACTTAATTATTTGATTTTTCTTCCATTTCTAAAGGAATCTTTTTTTCGAAATGAACAAAATAGAAAAACATTTCATAGTGCGAAGTTCAAACTAGCTTTAGTTCTATCTTTTATATGCACATCATTATGGGCTCAGCCACCACATATATTTACAGCTGACGGCACAGTAGTTATTCCGGCAGGGATTACCTCTATGGATATTAAGGCATGGGGTGCTGGGGGTGCTGGAGGAGGTGCGGGTATTTCTCCTTTACTTAGCGGAAGAAGTGGTGCAGGAGGAGGTGGAGGCGCATATGCAAATGGTCTTATAACAGTTAATCCATTATCAGGAGTGTCTTTAAATATTAAAGTTGCCGGAGCGGTTACTGGAACAACTTCAAGTGGAACAGCAGGAGGCAGTTCAACAATACAAGGTTTTGAAACAGTTATTTTAGCAGTTGGTGGAGCAGGAGGTACAGCCAATACAGCAGGCGGTACACCTAGTGGTGGAGCAGGTGGATTAGGCAGTGCTTCGATTGGTTCCATTTCAACAGCTTCTGGGATAAATGGAGGAAATGGAAATGCTGCCTTATTAAGTTTGGGTCTTTCATCTGGGGCTGGTGGTAATGCTGGTGGTACCGGAGGTGGTGCCGGAGGTGCAGCTCTTTCAACTTTATTATTAGGTAATGGACCAGGAAATGTAGGTAGCCCACCCGGTGGTGGCGGTAGTGGTGGATTGCACACCGTAGGAAATCCTTCTCAAGTAGGAGGTTCAGGAGCTCATGGACAAGTTACAGTTACTTATACATGTCCAACTTATAATATTACGGGAATATCAGCAACGAATGTTTGTATTACTCCAGGAACATCTTCCGTAACAGTTACATCGAGTGCTGCATCTTTACCTATAGGTATTTATACCGTTACTTATAATCGAGGCACACCAGCCGCGACAGGATTGACTGCAGCAATGACAGTAACTACAGCTGGTACAGGAACTTTTACAGCTGTAGGCTTAACAACTACAGGCACAAGTTCTATTGCTGTTACAGGATTATCTTCTGGAGTTTGTGTTTCTCCCATTTCAGGAATTTCAACTACTGTAACAATTTCGCCGTTGACAGTAGCCGGATCAGTTGGCGGAGGCACTACAATTTGCAATGGTTCGACAAGCGGTCCTTTATTATTAACGGGAAATGTAGGTTCAGTTCTAAGATGGGAATATTCAACAACTCCGTTTTCAACTTGGACACCTACATCTGTTGCAAATACAACAACAACATATACTTCGGACGCACTTACACAAACTACACAATTTAGAGCTGTAGTGCAAAGTGGTACTTGCTCTACATTAAATTCTACAGCAACAACCGTAACTGTTAATCCATCCCCACAAGGAAGCTTGTCAGCCAATGGCCCATTTTGTGCAACTGGCGCTGGACAATTGACCTTTACCGCAACATCCGGAACAGGACCGTTTACGGTAGTTTATAATGATGGCGTTACAAATCGTACTGCAAATAGTGTAGTAAGCGGAACAGCTTTTGCAACCGCTGTTACACCAGTTATAAGTACAACAACTTATACTTTAGTTTCGGTTACCGATGCAAATACTTGCGTACGAAGTTCTGGTTTCACAGGAGGTTCAGCTACGATCACCGTTAGGCCATTACCACAAGGAAGCTTATCAGCCAATGGTCCATTTTGCGCAACTGGCGCCGGACAATTGACTTTTACCGCAACATCCGGAACAGGACCATTTACTGTGATTTATAATGATGGCGTTACAAATCGCACTGCAAATAGTGTAGTAAGCGGAACAGCTTTTGCAACAGCCGTCACACCAGTTTTAAGTACAACAACTTATACTTTAGTTTCGGTTACCGATGCAAATACTTGTATAAGAAGTTCCGGTTTCACCGGAGGTTCAGCAACGATAACCGTTAATCCATTACCACAAGGAACCTTATCAGCCAATGGTCCATTTTGTGCGACCGGCGCTGGACAATTGACTTTTACCGCAACATCCGGAACCGGACCATTTACTGTGGTTTATAATGATGGTGTTACAAATCGTACCGCAAATAGTGTAGTAAGCGGAACAGCTTTTGCAACAGCTGTTACACCGGTTTTAAGTACAACAACTTATACTTTAGTTTCGGTTACCGATGCAAATACTTGTATAAGAAGTTCCGGTTTCACCGGAAGTTCAGCAACGATAACCGTTAATCCATTACCACAAGGAAGCTTGTCAGCCAATGGCCCATTTTGTGCAACTGGTGCTGGACAATTAACTTTTACCGCAACATCCGGAACAGGACCTTTTACGGTAGTTTATAATGACGGAGTTGCCAATCGTAGTGTGAGTGTAGCAAGCGGAGCAGCTTTTGCAACAGCAGTTACCTCAGTTTTAAGCACAACAACCTATACTTTAGTTTCTGTTACCGATGCAAATACCTGTATAAGAAGTTCCGGTTTCACCGGAGGTTCCGCAACGATAACCGTTAATCCATTACCACAAGGAAGCTTATCAGCCAATGGTCCATTTTGTGCAACTGGCGCTGGACAATTAACATTTACAGCAACATCTGGAACGGGACCTTACACCGTAGTTTATAATGATGGAGTGGCAAATCGTAGTGTGAGTGTGGCAAGCGGAGCAGCTTTTGCAACTTTCCAAACACCGGTTTTAAGCACAACAACCTATACTTTAGTTTCGGTTACCGATGCTAATACCTGTATAAGAAGTTCTGGTTTCACCGGAAGTTCAGCAACGATAACCGTTAATCCATTACCACAAGGAACCTTATCAGCCAATGGTCCTTTTTGTGCGACTGGCGCTGGACAATTAACTTTTACGGCAACATCGGGAACAGGACCTTTTACGGTAGTTTATAATGACGGAGTTGCAAATCGTAGTGTCAGTGTGGCAAGCGGAGCAGCTTTTGCAACTTTCCAAACACCAGTTTCAAATACAACAACTTATACTTTAGTTTCCGTTACCGATTCAAATACTTGTATAAGAAATTCTGGTTTCACCGGAGGTTCAGCAACAATAACCGTTAATCCATTACCACAAGGAAGTTTGTCAGCCAATGGTCCATTTTGTGCAACTGGTGCTGGACAATTAACTTTTACCGCAACATCCGGAACAGGACCTTTTACGGTAGTTTATAATGATGGAGTTGCCAATCGAAGTGTGAGTGTCGCAAGCGGAGCAGCTTTTGCAACTTTCCAAACACCAGTTTCAAATACAACAACCTATACTTTAGTTTCTGTTACAGATGCAAATACTTGTATAAGAAGTTCAGGTTTCACCGGAGGTTCCGCGACTATAACCGTTAATCCATTACCACAAGGAACGTTATCAGCCAATGGTCCTTTTTGTGCGACTGGCGCTGGACAATTAACTTTTACGGCAACATCGGGAACAGGACCTTTTACGGTAGTTTATAATGACGGAGTTGCAAATCGTAGTGTCAGTGTGGCAAGCGGAGCAGCTTTTGCAACTTTCCAAACACCAGTTTCAAATACAACAACTTATACTTTAGTTTCCGTTACCGATTCAAATACTTGTATAAGAAATTCTGGTTTCACCGGAGGTTCAGCAACAATAACCGTTAATCCATTACCACAAGGAAGTTTGTCAGCCAATGGTCCATTTTGTGCAACTGGTGCTGGACAATTAACTTTTACCGCAACATCCGGAACAGGACCTTTTACTGTGGTTTATAATGATGGAGTTGCAAATCGCACTGCAAATAGTGTCGCAAGCGGAACCGCTTTTGCAACGTTTGTCACACCAGTTTCAAATACTACAACTTATACTTTAGTTTCTGTTACAGATGCTAATACTTGCATAAGAAGTTCTGGTTTTACAGGAGGTTCAGCGACAATAACCGTTAATCCATTACCGGTTCCGGTTTTTTCTGTTCAGCCTGGGGCAATTGTTTGTGTTGATGATAGCGTAACCTATACGACTTTGGCCGGACAAACAAATTATCTTTGGACGGTTCCCGGAGTTGCAGGTACAGATTATAATATTACTGCAGGAGGAATATCAACTACCAATAATACAGTCACATTACAATGGAAAACAACAGGAAGTAAAACAGTTACGGTAAGTTATTCTTCAAATGGATGTGCAGCAGTTGTAAATGCAAGCAACTCAACAAATGTAACAAAAACACAACCCGGAATTGTAAACGGAGGAGCGCATGTTTGTGGCGGAGATCCAAGTCCTTTATTAACTTTAAGTGGTTATAACGGTACTATTGTCAGATGGGAATATGCCGAATCTTTGCCATATGTATGGCAATCTATAAGTCATACAGGTGTTACTTATCAGCCAGGAATATTATCAACGAGTACTAGTTACCGAGCTGTAATAAAAAACGGAAGCTGTGCAGAAGATTTTTCAATAGAAACAAGAATTGATATTGATTCAAGACCTTCTGCTCCGGTGCCAGGAACTATAGTGCACCCAACATGTGTTAACCCTACGGGAAGTGTAGTTTTAAATGGCTTAATTACTGGTCCTAATGTGGTTATTAATCAAACGGGCACATCTTTGCAAACTTATACTGATTTTGGAGCCAGTTATACCGTTACTAATTTATCTCCGGGTACTTATTATTTTACGGTTCAGGATGGAGCAAATTGTCCTTCGCTGCCAACAACAGCTGTTGTGATTATACCACCTGTTACAAATATTTGGAATGGGTCAGTTTGGTCAAAAGGAAGTCCGCCTATAGCGACTGATGGCGTTGAGTTTGCAGGAAATTATCAAACAACAGGAAACTTAAGTGCCTGCTCATGTATTGTGCATCCCGGAGTTAATGTTACTGTAAAATCTAATCATACATTCACTATTGATAATTTTTTAAATAATAATGGAGGAACTTTGATTTTTGAAAACAATGCCAGCCTTCTTCAGGTAAACAATTCAGTTAACACAGGAAATATTTTTTATAAACGAGATACTTCTCCCGTTCGCCGTTATGATTTTACCTATTGGTCATCTCCGGTTACGCGTACTCCGGCTTTTACGTTACATGATTTGTCACCAAATACTTTGATTGATAAGTACGAAAGATATGATCCTTTAACAGGATGGATAATTATTAATAATGGAATTGCACCAATGTTAGCGGGAGTTGGTTATACCGTAAGAGCTCCGCAAAATTATGATATTAATATTCCGGTAGTTTATAATGCATTATTTGAAGGAGTTCCAAATAATGGTCCATATAATATAAGTTTAGGAGCACCTGAGAAATGGAGCTTATTAGGAAATCCATATCCTTCTGCAATTTATGCAGATCAATTTATCGTCGATAATACGGCAAATGTTTATGGTACTTTATATTTTTGGACTCACAATTCAGCTCCCAATAGTACAACATACCAATACAATACTGAAGATTATGCAACTTATAACTTATCAGGTAGTATCGTTATAGGTAATATGACAGGAGATGGATCAACAACACCTGGAAATCAAAATCCTCCATTGGGATATATTGCAGCAGGACAATCATTCTTTGTGAAATCAAAAACAGGACAAAACGCTGTTTTTACAAACTCAATGCGTATTCCAGGGAATAATACGCAATTTTTTAAAGATGCAAATTCAAAGATCGAAAAGAACCGTGTCTGGCTTAATCTAACAAATACCCAAGGAGCATTCAAGCAATTGTTAGTTGGTTATATTGAAGGAGCAACAGATGGTTGGGATACTAATTATGATGGAATCACGGCTGATGCAAACAAATATTTAGATTTTTACAGCATCAATGGAGATCTAAAACTTGTGATTCAGGGACGCGCATTACCGTTTAAAGATTCTGATATTGTTCCTTTAGGATATAGATCCGCAATTGTAGGTGATTTTACCATTGCAATAGATCATACCGACGGTAATCTAAGTGCACAACCTATTTTTCTGGAAGATAAAACTACTGGTTTTACACACGATCTGAGAACAAGTAACTATACTTTTACAACTGCAACAGGCGTTTTTGCAGATCGTTTTGTGTTGCGATATAAGAAAACTTTAGGAGTCGAAGACTTTGATAAAAATGAAGATAACATTATTGCTTTTGTGAAAAATAAAAACATAAAAGTATCATCACTCAAAGACGCTATTAATGAAGTTTTTATTTATGACGTTTCCGGAAAAATGCTCTATGAAAAAAAGAAAATAGGAAATACAGAATTACAAATAACAAATCTACAATCAGGAAATCAGGTTTTATTTGTGAAAGTGATTTTAGAAAGCGGTTATATATCAACTAAAAAAGTTGTGTTTTAA